One genomic segment of Erysipelotrichaceae bacterium 66202529 includes these proteins:
- a CDS encoding tetratricopeptide repeat protein, with protein MDYKEEFMQLLDQNRLEDARILLEQHQLYATEEPFYYGNMGWILNHMERYQEAEIYLRKGLVYFPEDGWMYSQLGFSLDRQGESDDGLKALEKALELGFDEPWLHGEIGWCYKQQGNFEKAITYFENGLMDDTRNVWLLSQAAEAYYHAGDKKTAEDYYLKSYHILPDEDARFDLARFYKACGEYDKEINILQEIQHPHYQDWKEYELGYAYSQKNEPQEALLHLLKALELGRDDTSERTLLGDVYRSLNRIKESDEQYNTALEYFEKAVQKETDTYWIYQEMIWIAHKQQDMKKKLRYLDRASVNKKDDLWLMFHYARCYSDLHEYEKAIEACQFCLSHGEEGREMYDLYAWNLGRNHEAEKAIEILNERINRHGSDAWNFSELGWNYTQLQKYEEAARCFKKAYDLEPKNPLYSSMLGWCHLRMNHLDAALSYLLEAQQLGRNDGWLHSAFGELYTETKKYEQALTHYEKALELGYNEKWIEKEISHLLRLLGGQKEQA; from the coding sequence ATGGATTACAAGGAAGAATTTATGCAGCTGCTGGATCAAAACAGGCTGGAGGATGCGCGTATATTACTGGAACAGCATCAACTGTATGCGACAGAGGAGCCATTCTATTATGGAAATATGGGGTGGATATTAAACCATATGGAGCGCTATCAGGAAGCAGAGATATATTTACGAAAGGGTCTTGTCTATTTTCCGGAGGATGGCTGGATGTATAGTCAGCTAGGCTTTTCGCTAGATCGGCAGGGGGAAAGCGATGATGGCTTAAAGGCTTTGGAAAAGGCGCTGGAGCTGGGCTTTGATGAGCCATGGCTGCATGGTGAAATTGGATGGTGCTATAAGCAGCAGGGAAATTTTGAAAAGGCAATAACATACTTTGAAAATGGTCTTATGGACGACACACGCAATGTCTGGCTGTTATCACAGGCTGCAGAGGCGTATTATCATGCCGGAGATAAGAAAACAGCAGAGGATTATTATTTAAAAAGCTATCATATTCTGCCGGATGAGGATGCACGCTTTGACTTGGCAAGGTTTTATAAGGCATGCGGGGAATATGATAAGGAAATCAATATTTTGCAGGAAATCCAGCATCCACATTATCAGGATTGGAAGGAGTATGAGCTTGGTTATGCGTATTCACAGAAGAATGAACCGCAGGAAGCACTTCTTCATCTCTTGAAGGCACTAGAGCTGGGAAGGGATGATACCAGCGAGCGCACCCTGCTCGGTGATGTTTACCGTTCCCTTAATAGGATCAAAGAATCGGATGAGCAATACAATACAGCACTGGAGTATTTTGAAAAGGCTGTACAAAAGGAAACAGATACCTACTGGATCTATCAGGAAATGATTTGGATTGCGCACAAGCAGCAGGATATGAAAAAGAAGCTGCGCTATCTGGATCGTGCCAGTGTGAATAAAAAGGATGATCTATGGCTCATGTTTCACTATGCCCGATGCTACAGCGATTTGCATGAATATGAAAAAGCTATTGAGGCCTGCCAGTTTTGTCTGTCTCATGGAGAGGAAGGCCGGGAAATGTATGATTTGTATGCATGGAATCTGGGGCGGAATCATGAGGCGGAGAAAGCAATCGAAATTTTAAATGAGCGTATAAATCGCCATGGAAGTGATGCATGGAATTTCAGCGAGCTGGGCTGGAATTATACACAGCTGCAAAAATATGAGGAGGCAGCCCGCTGTTTTAAAAAGGCATATGATTTGGAGCCGAAGAATCCGTTATACAGCTCCATGCTGGGCTGGTGTCATTTGCGTATGAATCATTTGGATGCCGCATTGTCGTATCTGCTGGAGGCACAGCAGCTGGGAAGAAATGACGGATGGCTGCATTCTGCGTTTGGGGAGCTGTATACAGAAACAAAGAAATACGAGCAGGCACTTACGCATTATGAGAAGGCGTTAGAGCTGGGATATAACGAGAAGTGGATCGAAAAGGAGATATCACATCTGCTCAGGCTGCTGGGGGGACAAAAGGAACAGGCATAG
- a CDS encoding SOS response-associated peptidase, translated as MCGRYFFELRELPEFARLKRKIEQQALFEYAREEVFPGNDALVLVSGEDGYALDVMHWGIQGPYGKLINARSEGIDKKKTFRSMLSQKCLIPCNGFYEWVKVGKQKQKILIQREDVPLFYLAGIFNEQKEFVIVTGESHGLMKEVHDRTPILMFEDQIPLYLQDELEFQVDNERLTFTAVDKAGKGAVKKEKKQLSLFDEDEE; from the coding sequence ATGTGTGGAAGATATTTTTTTGAATTGAGAGAATTGCCGGAATTCGCAAGGCTGAAGCGAAAAATTGAACAGCAGGCACTCTTCGAGTATGCAAGAGAGGAGGTTTTTCCCGGTAATGACGCACTGGTGCTTGTCAGCGGTGAGGACGGATATGCACTGGATGTCATGCATTGGGGAATCCAGGGCCCTTATGGGAAGCTGATCAATGCCAGAAGTGAGGGAATCGATAAGAAAAAAACCTTTCGTTCCATGCTTTCACAGAAATGTCTGATTCCATGCAATGGGTTTTATGAATGGGTCAAGGTTGGAAAGCAAAAGCAGAAAATTTTGATTCAGCGAGAGGATGTACCTTTGTTTTATCTGGCAGGTATTTTTAATGAACAAAAGGAATTTGTAATCGTGACAGGTGAATCTCATGGTTTGATGAAGGAGGTGCATGACCGCACTCCTATCCTGATGTTTGAGGATCAGATTCCTTTATATCTACAGGATGAACTGGAATTTCAGGTCGATAATGAGCGTCTGACATTTACAGCGGTGGATAAGGCGGGAAAAGGAGCCGTAAAGAAAGAAAAAAAGCAGCTGTCGCTGTTTGATGAGGATGAGGAATGA
- a CDS encoding ABC transporter permease subunit: MKQVRILSSAFFLFLLWWLLAVWMDNDFIIPYPLDVFRLMIAQLQSITFYQSTLVTLIRSWGGLAAAFILAAGCAYLSYRVHIFHDLFYPVLLLTRSVPNISYIIVILLWFGSESSAAIVSFLIIFPTIYSSLFSGLQHMDENLKKVIQLYPEGRLYLLRRVYIPLLSSSIQASLSNGISLTFKVGVMSEIMGQVQMGIGRQMNICRLTSDMTGVFAWTGWIILILLFMDAVLHVAAGHKI; encoded by the coding sequence ATGAAGCAGGTCAGGATTCTGTCATCGGCTTTTTTCCTGTTCCTGCTCTGGTGGCTGCTTGCAGTATGGATGGACAATGATTTTATTATACCCTATCCGCTGGATGTATTTCGCCTGATGATTGCACAGCTGCAATCCATAACGTTTTATCAAAGCACCCTGGTGACGCTGATACGTTCATGGGGAGGGCTTGCGGCAGCTTTTATTCTTGCGGCAGGCTGTGCTTATCTATCGTATCGGGTTCATATCTTTCACGATCTGTTTTATCCTGTTCTTCTGCTTACCCGCAGTGTTCCCAACATTTCCTATATCATTGTTATTCTTTTATGGTTTGGTTCGGAAAGCAGTGCTGCCATTGTCAGCTTTCTGATCATCTTTCCAACGATTTACAGCAGCTTATTCAGTGGTTTACAGCATATGGATGAAAATCTAAAAAAGGTGATTCAGCTGTATCCGGAAGGGCGTTTGTATCTGCTTCGCCGTGTCTATATTCCACTTCTATCCTCATCCATACAGGCATCGCTGTCGAATGGGATTTCTCTGACCTTTAAGGTAGGCGTTATGTCAGAAATCATGGGACAGGTACAGATGGGAATCGGACGTCAAATGAATATATGCCGTTTAACCTCAGATATGACCGGTGTATTCGCATGGACTGGCTGGATCATTCTGATTTTGCTGTTTATGGATGCAGTACTGCATGTTGCGGCGGGGCATAAGATATGA
- a CDS encoding GNAT family N-acetyltransferase yields the protein MRKDEHAVQLRKARMADAAAIQKLNEEVLGYACSLEDTRRQLACLLEMKQHCIIVAVAEHRVVGYVHAQDYELLYSLPMKDILGIAVHPAFQQQGVGSSLLHSIERWARDSNACMVRLVSGEQRKQAHAFYERNGYVCEKRQMNFKKYI from the coding sequence ATGAGGAAGGATGAACATGCAGTGCAGCTTCGTAAAGCCCGAATGGCAGATGCAGCAGCCATACAGAAGCTGAATGAGGAGGTATTGGGCTATGCCTGCTCATTAGAGGATACAAGGCGGCAGCTGGCTTGTCTGCTTGAAATGAAGCAGCACTGTATCATTGTTGCTGTAGCTGAACACAGGGTTGTCGGCTATGTTCATGCACAGGATTATGAGCTTTTATATTCCTTACCTATGAAGGATATACTGGGGATTGCTGTACATCCTGCCTTCCAGCAGCAGGGAGTCGGCAGCAGTCTATTGCATAGCATAGAGCGCTGGGCAAGGGATAGCAATGCCTGCATGGTTCGGCTGGTATCCGGTGAACAGCGGAAACAGGCACATGCATTTTATGAGAGAAACGGTTATGTATGTGAAAAGCGTCAGATGAATTTTAAAAAATATATATAA
- a CDS encoding ECF transporter S component, whose protein sequence is MSAYVSTKSRMSVHTIAKISILGALAFLVMMFEIPLPFAPAFYKLGFDEVIVLIGGFALGPWAAVCIEALKIALNLIIGGTITMGVGELTNFLIGLAFVLPATLMYQREKTRKHALYGLITGTICMTVLGGLLNYFVMLPAYAFFMNWPLDQIIAAGHAVNPNINGLLALVLMATTPFNLLKGILCSIVVFLSYKKVSPVIKKQ, encoded by the coding sequence ATGTCAGCATATGTTTCAACAAAAAGCAGGATGAGTGTTCACACCATCGCCAAAATCAGCATACTGGGAGCCCTGGCCTTTCTGGTCATGATGTTTGAAATCCCTCTCCCCTTTGCCCCTGCATTTTACAAGCTGGGATTTGATGAGGTCATCGTATTGATTGGAGGATTCGCCCTTGGCCCATGGGCTGCCGTCTGCATTGAAGCATTGAAAATCGCTTTGAATCTGATTATCGGCGGAACCATAACTATGGGAGTTGGAGAGCTTACCAACTTTCTGATTGGACTTGCCTTTGTACTACCGGCTACCCTCATGTATCAAAGAGAGAAAACAAGAAAGCACGCATTATATGGATTGATTACAGGTACAATCTGTATGACCGTTCTGGGCGGTCTGTTAAATTATTTTGTTATGCTGCCGGCGTATGCCTTTTTTATGAACTGGCCACTTGATCAGATTATCGCAGCCGGTCATGCAGTAAATCCAAATATCAACGGTCTGCTGGCACTTGTTCTGATGGCTACCACCCCGTTTAATCTGCTGAAGGGCATCCTTTGCAGCATCGTTGTCTTTCTATCCTATAAAAAAGTATCCCCTGTGATAAAGAAGCAGTAA
- the typA gene encoding translational GTPase TypA, producing MNEKEKIINIAVIAHVDAGKSTLVDAFLRQSDVFRSNEEVVDCVMDSNDLERERGITIYSKNCSVIHDGVKINIVDTPGHADFSSEVERIIKTVDAVILLVDSSEGPMPQTRFVLSKSLEMGLRPILLINKIDKKDARPQEVVDEVYELFLDLNATDAQLDFPILYGIAKQGIVQYDMDTPSDSIEPLFKTILKHCEAYPDLDEEPLQMQISALGYDEYIGRLGIGRIYQGVLKAQQSVVICDSFGHERTNTTSQIFVYRGLSRVSVKEARSGDIVVIAGIPDIMIGETLCEKDHIMPLESIHIEEPTLSMNFIVNKSPFAGKSGKYVTSRNLKERLEKELEVNVGLKVEPTDSGDCFKVSGRGELHISVLLEQMRREGYEVAVSKPEVILHKDENGKTVEPVEEVVALAPEEYSGTIINKLNLRKGVMVDMVEENGYCRITYEAPTRGLLGYRSEFINDTRGEGTLVRRIKGYTPYKGEITQRSNGAMISTETGSAMTYALWNLQERGTLFISPQTEVYEGMIIGESARNVDMDVNPLKNKKLTAIRSSGNDEAMRLTPPREMSLEEALEWINDDELVEITPDSIRLRKKGLKPHERRQYYRERVQDEVK from the coding sequence ATGAATGAAAAAGAAAAGATTATAAATATCGCGGTCATTGCCCACGTCGATGCAGGAAAGTCTACTCTGGTAGATGCCTTCCTTCGTCAGAGTGATGTATTTCGCAGCAATGAAGAAGTTGTCGACTGTGTTATGGACAGCAATGATCTGGAACGGGAACGTGGTATCACCATCTATTCCAAGAACTGCAGTGTAATCCATGATGGTGTAAAAATCAATATTGTAGATACTCCTGGACATGCGGATTTCTCCAGTGAAGTAGAACGTATCATTAAGACCGTTGATGCTGTTATTCTGCTGGTGGATTCCAGTGAGGGTCCGATGCCGCAGACACGCTTTGTATTAAGCAAGTCTCTGGAAATGGGTCTTCGCCCGATTCTGTTGATCAACAAGATCGATAAAAAGGATGCCCGTCCGCAGGAGGTTGTGGATGAGGTGTATGAGCTGTTCCTGGATTTGAATGCCACGGATGCACAGCTTGATTTTCCAATCCTGTATGGTATCGCCAAGCAGGGAATCGTACAGTATGATATGGATACGCCAAGTGATTCCATTGAACCGCTGTTCAAAACGATTCTGAAGCATTGTGAAGCATATCCGGATCTCGATGAGGAACCGCTTCAGATGCAGATCAGTGCCCTTGGTTACGATGAGTACATTGGGCGTCTGGGAATCGGCCGTATCTATCAGGGTGTGTTAAAGGCACAGCAGAGTGTTGTTATCTGTGATTCCTTTGGACATGAGCGTACGAACACGACCTCGCAAATTTTCGTATACCGCGGGTTGAGCCGTGTTTCCGTGAAGGAAGCAAGAAGCGGTGATATCGTGGTAATCGCAGGTATTCCGGATATCATGATCGGTGAAACGCTGTGCGAAAAGGATCATATCATGCCGCTGGAAAGTATTCATATCGAAGAGCCTACCCTGAGTATGAATTTTATCGTCAACAAATCACCATTTGCCGGTAAGAGCGGAAAATATGTGACCTCACGAAACCTGAAGGAGCGTCTGGAAAAGGAGCTGGAAGTCAATGTTGGATTAAAGGTTGAACCAACCGACAGCGGTGACTGCTTCAAGGTCAGCGGACGCGGGGAATTACATATCTCTGTCCTGCTGGAACAGATGCGCCGGGAAGGCTATGAGGTTGCGGTTAGTAAGCCGGAGGTCATTCTGCATAAGGATGAAAACGGAAAGACGGTAGAGCCGGTAGAGGAGGTTGTTGCTCTGGCTCCGGAGGAATACAGCGGAACTATCATCAACAAGCTGAATCTAAGAAAGGGTGTCATGGTGGACATGGTGGAAGAAAACGGCTACTGCCGTATCACCTATGAAGCACCAACCCGAGGACTGCTGGGATATCGCAGTGAATTTATCAATGATACCCGTGGAGAAGGTACTCTCGTTCGCCGTATCAAGGGCTATACGCCATACAAGGGTGAAATTACGCAGCGTTCCAATGGCGCCATGATTTCTACGGAAACCGGAAGTGCGATGACCTACGCCCTGTGGAATCTGCAGGAGCGCGGTACTCTCTTTATCTCTCCACAGACAGAGGTATATGAGGGTATGATCATCGGTGAATCTGCACGTAATGTGGATATGGATGTCAATCCGCTGAAGAACAAGAAGCTGACTGCAATACGTTCTAGTGGAAACGATGAAGCGATGCGTCTAACGCCTCCTAGAGAAATGTCACTAGAGGAAGCTCTGGAATGGATCAATGACGATGAGCTGGTGGAGATAACGCCGGACAGCATCCGTTTACGCAAAAAAGGTCTGAAGCCGCATGAGCGCCGTCAGTATTACCGTGAACGCGTGCAGGATGAAGTGAAGTAA
- a CDS encoding polysaccharide deacetylase family protein, producing MNVRRIVCPFLCLLLLCGCNRKELDENRNPNQEIGTTVQDIQYKDTYLESIMYPQTDIAKLDKKIKDIVDSYQKRFLTAVKPYKEKRKAEFNITWQSFYKDERYVSIKLMIYQCIYQKQEFVETIVYDTKKQDFIHLYDIFDANRIQELSAKASDYFQKRFPSECDNDRFRSHISAVEENFDRFVLKKDRMVFYFPQGTLFDEAASFECGYDVFKDAMDLKKEAQQTIVPYEDILNEPVKNIDPKKPMIALTFDDGPSKRYTPAILDVLKEYGASATFFVLGSNADNFPDILQRMVLEGNEIGNHTYSHKQLTTLSKENIEEEIIATQESIYDITHRYPDVIRPPYGSKNKTVMECAKGKRIVTWSLDTRDWHDRDAKVVVERVLEQVQDGDIILMHDLYASTAAAVSELVPRLQEKGYQLVTVSDLYTYSKHVRHS from the coding sequence ATGAATGTAAGACGTATTGTATGCCCTTTCCTGTGTCTGCTGCTTTTATGCGGCTGTAATAGGAAGGAGCTGGATGAGAACAGAAATCCAAATCAGGAGATTGGAACGACCGTACAGGATATTCAATATAAGGATACCTATCTGGAAAGTATTATGTATCCGCAAACAGACATTGCCAAGCTGGATAAAAAAATCAAGGATATCGTAGACAGTTATCAAAAGCGTTTCCTGACTGCTGTTAAGCCATATAAGGAAAAACGAAAGGCGGAGTTTAATATCACCTGGCAGTCCTTCTATAAGGATGAGCGCTATGTTTCGATTAAGCTGATGATTTATCAATGCATCTACCAGAAGCAGGAGTTTGTGGAAACCATCGTGTATGATACAAAGAAGCAGGATTTTATCCATCTGTATGATATTTTTGATGCGAACAGGATTCAGGAGCTGTCCGCTAAGGCATCCGATTATTTTCAGAAGCGGTTCCCTTCGGAATGTGATAATGACCGCTTCCGCTCCCATATATCGGCAGTGGAGGAAAATTTCGACCGGTTTGTATTAAAAAAGGACAGAATGGTGTTTTATTTTCCTCAGGGTACGTTGTTTGATGAGGCAGCGAGCTTTGAGTGTGGCTATGATGTCTTCAAGGATGCGATGGATTTGAAGAAGGAAGCTCAGCAGACGATTGTTCCCTATGAGGATATTTTAAATGAGCCGGTAAAAAATATTGACCCGAAAAAGCCGATGATTGCGCTTACCTTCGATGACGGCCCAAGCAAGCGCTATACGCCTGCAATTCTGGATGTATTAAAGGAGTACGGAGCCAGTGCAACCTTCTTTGTCCTTGGCAGCAATGCGGATAATTTTCCGGATATCCTGCAGCGGATGGTGCTGGAGGGGAATGAAATCGGAAATCATACGTATTCGCATAAGCAGCTGACCACACTGTCAAAGGAAAATATAGAGGAGGAGATCATAGCGACGCAGGAATCCATTTATGATATTACCCACCGGTATCCGGATGTGATCCGGCCGCCCTATGGCAGTAAAAATAAGACGGTTATGGAATGTGCAAAGGGTAAGCGCATCGTGACCTGGTCACTGGATACCAGAGACTGGCATGACCGTGATGCGAAGGTCGTAGTGGAGCGCGTGCTTGAGCAGGTACAGGATGGAGATATTATCTTAATGCACGATTTGTATGCATCAACCGCAGCTGCAGTTTCAGAGCTGGTTCCACGCCTGCAGGAAAAGGGGTATCAGCTGGTAACGGTGTCAGATCTGTATACCTACAGCAAGCATGTGCGCCATTCCTGA
- a CDS encoding esterase, with protein sequence MKVEYYKEFSHELNRDMEFKVFGHAGVPCLVFPAQDGRFYDFENFGMIDAAHEYVDAGRIMFFCCDSIDHETWSFEAGNPRERIEQHERYYHYIIDELVPRIQEISVYANGGKDGQGMMTCGCSLGAFHALNFFLRRPDLFNRVLSMSGLYHADYFFHDYHDELTYRNSPSDYLPNTPCDHPYMELYRNSEIVLCCGQGAWEQEMENSMHQMEAIFAEKHIDAWIDYWGYDVSHDWYWWKKQIDYFLQFMV encoded by the coding sequence ATGAAAGTGGAGTATTATAAGGAATTTAGCCATGAGCTGAATCGGGACATGGAATTTAAGGTGTTTGGACACGCAGGGGTTCCCTGCCTGGTATTTCCGGCACAGGATGGACGCTTTTATGATTTTGAAAACTTCGGTATGATCGATGCCGCACATGAATATGTGGATGCCGGCAGAATTATGTTTTTCTGCTGTGACAGTATAGATCATGAAACATGGAGCTTTGAAGCTGGAAATCCGAGAGAACGTATTGAACAGCACGAACGCTATTATCATTACATTATTGATGAACTGGTGCCCCGCATACAGGAAATCAGTGTCTATGCCAACGGCGGCAAGGATGGACAGGGGATGATGACCTGCGGCTGCAGTCTGGGAGCCTTTCATGCATTGAACTTCTTCCTGCGCAGACCGGACTTGTTTAACCGTGTGTTATCAATGAGCGGGCTGTATCATGCGGACTACTTCTTCCATGATTATCATGATGAGCTGACCTACCGCAATTCTCCAAGTGATTATCTGCCAAATACGCCTTGTGATCATCCGTATATGGAGCTGTATCGCAATTCGGAAATCGTTTTATGCTGCGGACAGGGGGCCTGGGAGCAGGAAATGGAAAACAGCATGCATCAGATGGAAGCGATTTTTGCAGAAAAGCATATTGATGCATGGATTGATTATTGGGGATATGATGTTTCCCATGACTGGTACTGGTGGAAGAAACAAATCGATTATTTTCTGCAGTTTATGGTATAA